From the Bacteroidia bacterium genome, one window contains:
- a CDS encoding alanine racemase, with product MMDLASITRPTLLLDERVCRANIAFMRDRAAEAGVRFRPHMKTAQSRLIGRWFREAGVSGITVSSVGMARYFADDGWDDITIAFPFNLRESDALDAFAAEVQLHLLIESTETANVLGGTVRRDVNVWIKLDSGYGRTGIPHDDDAALDAVISAIRHFPRLHLRGLLTHAGMTYTAGNADEVRVLFEQSRARLVGAAQRHGNLLCSAGDTPGCTLAASFEGLAEIRPGNMTFYDLMQAKRGVCGIHDIAVAAACPVVAVHEKRGEAVLYGGAVYLSKESIPGDDGYPIYGLLCELTPEGWSEPIDGGWLCGMSQEHGIARLPAPILHRLKPGDLLAVLPVHSCLTADAFGGYLNLDGERVDHYAAHIHFPHVI from the coding sequence ATGATGGACCTTGCCTCCATTACGCGACCGACTCTGCTGCTCGACGAACGCGTCTGCCGTGCGAATATCGCCTTCATGCGCGATCGCGCTGCGGAAGCGGGGGTGCGCTTCCGGCCGCATATGAAAACCGCGCAATCACGGCTGATCGGGCGTTGGTTCCGCGAGGCCGGTGTGAGCGGCATCACCGTCTCCTCCGTGGGCATGGCGCGTTATTTCGCCGATGACGGCTGGGATGACATCACCATCGCCTTCCCGTTCAACCTGCGTGAAAGCGACGCGCTCGACGCCTTCGCCGCAGAAGTACAACTCCACCTCCTGATCGAATCCACCGAAACGGCGAACGTTCTCGGCGGCACCGTGCGCCGGGATGTGAACGTCTGGATAAAGCTCGACAGCGGCTACGGCAGAACGGGCATTCCGCACGACGATGACGCCGCCCTCGACGCTGTGATTTCCGCAATCCGGCACTTCCCGCGTCTGCATCTGCGCGGACTGCTGACGCATGCGGGCATGACGTACACCGCCGGCAATGCGGATGAGGTGCGCGTGTTGTTCGAACAGTCGCGCGCCCGCCTCGTCGGTGCGGCACAACGGCACGGCAATCTACTGTGCTCTGCCGGCGACACGCCCGGGTGCACGCTGGCAGCGAGCTTTGAGGGCCTTGCGGAGATCAGACCCGGCAACATGACGTTTTACGACCTCATGCAGGCAAAGCGGGGAGTGTGCGGCATCCACGACATCGCGGTGGCCGCCGCCTGTCCCGTCGTTGCCGTGCATGAAAAGCGCGGCGAGGCCGTGCTGTACGGCGGCGCGGTATATTTGTCGAAAGAGAGCATCCCCGGCGACGATGGCTATCCGATCTACGGTCTGCTCTGCGAGTTGACGCCCGAGGGCTGGAGCGAGCCCATCGACGGCGGCTGGTTATGCGGCATGTCGCAGGAGCATGGTATTGCGCGACTCCCCGCACCGATACTGCACCGACTCAAACCAGGAGATCTCCTCGCTGTGCTCCCGGTGCACTCCTGCCTTACCGCCGACGCTTTCGGCGGCTATCTGAACCTGGACGGAGAGAGGGTCGACCATTACGCGGCACACATTCACTTCCCGCACGTAATCTGA
- a CDS encoding dipeptidase produces the protein MHISDTIASLLSRVPVIDVHSDYAIQLYREMRDGRPDALAALHLPMLREGGISMEVHTVGGDFDIGELDLWDYELVKRISGSLLESIAASPDLFRLILTAEDVRGMQQRGALGLMMALEGVRCLEQSTDRLHELHALGLRSVIFTHNHRNGAADGCSEPEPRGLSAFGRTLVEELRSLRMVLDLVHLSVPSFWDALGRWNAPVMVSHSNARALCPHARNLDDEQIRAVGESGGVIGLNFLSLFIDENRSRADLDRLADHAVHIAGIAGAEALALGPDFADYYMDAMDAWIRRDNLPADLMAFVKGAEDVRGVPAFLETLYNRGFTLEEIERIAGRNALRVYENCFTP, from the coding sequence ATGCACATTTCGGATACCATCGCTTCCCTGCTCTCCCGCGTTCCCGTCATCGACGTGCACTCCGATTATGCGATTCAGCTGTATCGCGAAATGCGCGACGGCAGACCTGACGCACTCGCCGCGCTGCATCTTCCGATGCTGCGGGAGGGGGGGATTTCCATGGAGGTACATACGGTTGGCGGCGATTTCGATATAGGGGAACTGGATCTGTGGGATTACGAGCTGGTGAAACGCATAAGCGGATCGCTGCTGGAAAGCATTGCGGCGAGTCCTGATCTCTTTCGACTGATCCTGACCGCCGAAGACGTGCGCGGCATGCAACAGCGGGGCGCTCTCGGCCTCATGATGGCTCTTGAAGGTGTGCGCTGTCTGGAGCAGTCGACGGATCGTTTGCACGAGCTGCATGCGCTCGGTCTGCGTTCCGTCATTTTCACGCACAATCATCGCAATGGCGCCGCCGACGGCTGCAGCGAACCGGAGCCGCGCGGACTCAGCGCGTTCGGACGCACGCTCGTCGAGGAGTTGCGTTCGCTCCGCATGGTGCTGGATCTCGTGCATCTTTCGGTGCCGTCGTTCTGGGACGCGCTGGGACGGTGGAATGCCCCGGTGATGGTTTCGCATTCCAATGCCCGGGCTCTCTGTCCGCACGCGCGCAATCTGGACGATGAGCAGATACGCGCCGTCGGAGAAAGCGGCGGCGTGATCGGACTCAATTTCCTTTCGTTGTTCATTGATGAAAACCGCAGCCGTGCTGATCTGGACCGCCTGGCCGACCATGCCGTGCATATCGCGGGCATTGCCGGGGCCGAAGCGCTTGCGTTGGGCCCGGACTTCGCAGATTATTACATGGACGCGATGGACGCGTGGATACGCCGCGACAATCTTCCGGCGGATCTCATGGCCTTCGTGAAGGGTGCGGAGGATGTGCGCGGCGTCCCGGCCTTTCTCGAGACCCTGTACAACCGCGGTTTTACTCTTGAAGAAATCGAGCGTATCGCCGGCCGCAACGCGCTGCGCGTGTATGAGAACTGTTTTACACCTTAA
- a CDS encoding penicillin-binding transpeptidase domain-containing protein, with translation MKYVVAPLLLFLLLVYPATAQDDATRLREVFRSFGYDGTFILSPLEGEAMVRVNPERCGQAVIPASTFKIPNSCIALETGVINGIHDTLRWDGKRKSFRSWEEDMDMSMAFQRSCVWFYQELARRIGSRTMGQWLDRLDYGNRSIGGGIDRFWLDGKMRISPDQQIAFLRKLFTDALPFKPEVMRQVRDLMVLERGEHHILYGKTGWGIIDNVHYGWLVGAVDVKGGLWVYATLLVKHNADASTFPQARYDVTRALLREARLLPRE, from the coding sequence ATGAAATACGTTGTTGCTCCTCTCCTGTTGTTCCTGCTCCTGGTATATCCCGCCACGGCGCAGGATGACGCTACCCGCCTCCGCGAGGTGTTCCGCTCCTTCGGCTACGACGGCACGTTTATTCTTTCGCCCCTCGAGGGCGAGGCTATGGTGCGCGTGAATCCGGAGCGTTGCGGTCAAGCGGTGATCCCAGCATCCACGTTCAAGATACCGAACTCCTGCATTGCGCTCGAGACCGGCGTCATCAACGGCATACATGACACCTTGCGATGGGATGGCAAGAGGAAGAGCTTTCGCTCGTGGGAGGAGGACATGGATATGTCCATGGCCTTTCAGCGGTCCTGCGTCTGGTTTTACCAGGAGCTCGCGCGGCGCATCGGGTCACGGACGATGGGCCAGTGGCTGGACCGGCTCGATTATGGAAACCGGAGCATCGGAGGAGGCATCGACCGTTTCTGGCTGGACGGGAAGATGCGCATTTCTCCGGACCAGCAGATCGCCTTTTTACGAAAGTTGTTCACCGATGCTCTGCCATTCAAACCCGAGGTCATGCGGCAGGTACGCGACCTGATGGTGCTGGAGCGCGGCGAGCATCACATCCTGTATGGAAAGACCGGTTGGGGCATTATTGACAATGTCCACTACGGTTGGCTCGTCGGCGCGGTGGATGTCAAAGGCGGGCTATGGGTGTACGCAACCTTGCTGGTGAAACACAATGCGGACGCATCAACGTTTCCGCAGGCGCGGTATGACGTGACCCGCGCATTGTTACGCGAGGCCAGGTTGTTACCGCGCGAATGA